DNA from Rhodobacteraceae bacterium M382:
TTCTGCGCGGGGTCGAGGTCAGCGACGATACGCTGGGTTTTGACGCCATTTGCCAGTCGGTTCTGGGCGAGGGGCATTTTCTGGGCGGGGCGCACACATTGCAGGCGATGGAGCGGGATTACTTTTACCCACCGCTCGCGGATCGAGACGAGCCACGCAGCTGGGCGATCTCAGGCGCGCGCGATGCCTGGAGCGTGGCCAAAGACAAGGCGCGCGAGATCCTGACGACGCATCATCCCGAATACCTGAGCGGCGCGCAGGATCAGGCAATCCGCGATCGGTTCAAGATCCTGACGTGATCAATAGTGTGGCGGGCGTTCGTCGCCGATGACCACGCCGCCACCGCCATCCTGTTCGCGCATGGCTTCGCGTTCCATCAGCATGTGAACCCGGCGCGTCAGCACGTCGATTTCGCCCTGCTGTTTGGCAACCACGTCGTTCAGATCATCCACGGTGCGGATCAGATGGGCGATTTTCTCTTCGAGATGCTGCATGGAATCCTCATGGCGTTGATCGCAACGTCATAGGGGCAAACCTCTTGCCGGTCCATGGCGTGTTGCGCAGGCTTGGCCGTGAGGGAGGAATTTATCATGACAGTCAGCAGTGAAACCCAAGGTGGGATCACCACCATCACCATCCAACGACCAGAGGTGCGCAATTGTGTGAACCCGGCCACGGCGCGGTTGCTTTATGATGCGTTTCTGGCGTTTGAGGCCGACCCGGATGCGCAGGTCGCAGTCTTTACCGGAACCGGCGGCTATTTCTGCGCGGGCTTTGACCTGAAGGAAGCAGGCAGCGGCGACGCGGATGATTGGATTGACAGCCTGGATATTCCCGAAACCTGGAATGATCCGATAAATGTTCCGCGCCCTGGGCCCATGGGGCCATCCCGGTTGATGCTGTCCAAACCGGTGATCGGGGCGATCGAAGGGTTCGCGGTTGCTGGAGGCATGGAACTGGCGGCCTGGTGCGACATGCGGGTCATGGCCGAGGATGCCGCAACGGGCGTGTTCTGTCGTCGCTGGGGAGTGCCGCTGCTGGACGGTGGTACTGTGCGATTGCCGCAGATCCTGGGACAGGGTCGGGCAAATGACATTATCCTGACCGGACGGCCCGTCACCGGCGTAGAAGCGCATCAGATCGGGTTTTCGGATCGGTTGTGCGCACCGGGGCAGGCGTTGTCCGTGGCAATGGATCTGGCGCGTGACCTGACCCGGTTCCCGCAGGACTGTATGCGGGCCGACCACCTGTCCGCACGCCAGACCCCGGCACAGTTGGCTGCCGCCCTGCGTCGGGAATGGGTGTCGGCGACGGCTTTTGTTTCTGAGGGGCGTTCGGGCGCGGCGCGGTTCGCGGCAGGCAAGGGGCGGTCCGGGAGTTTTTCCGATATCTGAAGCGACGAAGCTGCGCCGGGATGCGGTTTTCTGGGGAAAACCCGCAGACCTCTGGCGGGGATTTTTTGCACTGGACCTGGCTGGGCGCGCGGTTATGGACCGCTCAGCTGGGCTCTCGCGCCTTGCTGTTGTTACACGCATGGGCTAGACCGCGCGGCGACGACAAACCCGTACTGACGCGAGGAGGCCGAGATGGCCAAACCCAAGAAGACCCCCCGCCCCAGGGCCGAGACGCCCAAGGGGTTCCGTGACTATTTTGGTGCCGAGGTGACGCAGCGCACCGAGATGCTGCGTGCGATTGCGGGTGTCTATCATCATTACGGGTTCGAGGCGCTGGAATCTTCGGCGGTTGAAACAGTCGAAGCGCTGGGCAAGTTCTTGCCCGATGTGGATCGCCCGAACGAGGGTGTGTTTGCCTGGCAGGAGTTTGACGAAAACGATCGCGGGGATTGGATGGCGCTGCGCTATGATCTGACCGCGCCTCTGGCCCGTGTCTATGCGCAGCACCGCAATGACCTGCCGACACCCTATCGCCGGTTTGCAATGGGGCCCGTGTGGCGCAATGAAAAGCCCGGCCCAGGGAGGTATCGCCAGTTCTATCAATGCGACGCCGACACCGTGGGCACCGCGTCGATGGCGGCAGATGCCGAAATCTGTGCGATGCTGAGCGACACGCTGGAAACCGTGGGCATTCCGCGCGGCGACTATCTGGTGCGGGTGAATAACCGCAAGGTTCTGAACGGCGTGCTCGAGGCGATGGGTCTGGGCGACGATCAGGGCGCACGCGACAATGTGCTGCGCACCATCGACAAGTTCGACAAGGTGGGCGAGCAGGGCGTGCGCGAATTGCTGACCAAGGGACGTCTGGATGCCTCTGGCGCGTTCATCGACGGTGTTGGCCTCAGCGACGATCAAGCGGCCCCCGTGTTGGCGTTTCTGACATCCAAGGCGGCAGATGCGGCGGGCACCATTGCCAACCTGCGCGCGGCCATTGGGTCCAGCGACATCGGTGCCAAAGGCGTGGCCGAGCTGGAACAGATTGGTGAGCTGTTGGCCGCAGGCGGATATGGATCGGACCGGATCGAGATTGACCCGTCGGTCGTGCGTGGTCTTGGGTACTACACTGGACCGGTTTATGAGGCCGAGCTGACCTTTGATATTCTGGATGAAAAGGGGCGCAAGCGTCAGTTCGGATCTGTGTCTGGTGGCGGGCGCTATGACGATCTGGTCAAACGGTTCACCGGACAGGAAGTCCCCGCGACAGGGGTTTCCATCGGCGTAGACCGCCTGTTGGCGGCTTTGCGCGAAAAAGGCCGGATCGCCGCCCAACCCAAGGGGCCGGTTGTCGTCACCGTGATGGATCGCGACCGGATGGCGGATTATCAGGCCATGGTGTCCGAGCTGCGCAATTCAGGCATCCGCGCAGAGGTCTATCTGGGCAACCCCAAGAATTTTGGCAACCAGCTGAAATACGCGGACAAACGCAATTCGCCAGTGGCCGTGATCGAAGGCGGGGATGAAAAGGCCAACGGCATCATCCAGATCAAGGATCTGATCCTGGGCGCACAGATCGCACAGAGCGCGACCCTGGAAGAGTGGAAAGAGCGCCCCAGCCAATTCGAAGTGCCGCGTGACCAGTTGGTCGCCAAGGTGCGCGAGATCCTGGAAGGGCAGGAATAATCATGCCAGATCGTTCCCAGATCGCCGCCCGCGCGGCACAGTTGCGCGTGCGGTTCGAAGCGGCCGGCGGGTTGGTGGTGGACCCGCCGCTGTTGCAACCCGCAGGTACCTTGTTGGACCTTTATGGCGAAGATATCCGTGCGCGCGCCTATGTGACCAGCGACGCATTGCGCGGCGAACAGATGTTGCGCCCCGATTTCACCGTGCCGGTGGTTCAGATGCATATGAGCGAAGGGGCCGAACCGGCGCGTTATACCTATTCGGGCGAAGTGTTCCGGCGTCAGGAACACGACCCCGATCGCGCCAACGAATATGTCCAAGTCGGATACGAGGTGTTTGACCGCGAAGATCCGGCTGCCGCCGATGCCGAAGTGTTTTCATTGTTTGCCTTGCAATTGCGTGGGGTGTCGCTGCGTGCTGCGACCGGGGACATCGGAATTCTGATGGCCGCTGTCGAAGGGCTGAACACCAGCGACAAGCGCAAATCCGCGCTGATGCGTCATATCTGGCGTCCGCGTCGTTTCCGGGCGCTGCTGGATCGGTATGCCGGGCGTGCGCCGATACCAGAGGGCCGCAAGGCGTTGTTGTCGACCAAAGGCGATCTGTTGCGGGGGGCCGTTGCAATCGGCAAGCGCAGCGCCGCCGAAATTGCCGAACGCATCGAGGTCTTGCGCGCTGACGCCGCCGCACCACCGATTGCCGAAAAGGAAATCCTGGCGCTTGAAGCCCTGATGGCGGTGCGGGAAACCGTGCCTTATGCCATCGAACAGATGCGTGATATTGCTGTTGATCTGCCCGCGATCATCCCGGCTTTGGACCGATTGGATGCGCGTACCGCCGCGATGAAAGCACGAGGTGTCGATGTGGACAATCTCGATTTCGAGGCCTCCTATGGGCGTACGTCGATGGAGTATTACGACGGTTTTGTCTTTGGCTTCTACGCGGAAACCCGCCCTGATCTGCCGTCGATTGCCAGCGGTGGTCGGTATGATGCCTTGACCTGGCATCTGGGGCAGGGGGCAGAAATTCCGGCCGTGGGCGGTGTGATCCGCCCGGATCTGATCCTTGAGATTGAGGAGTCCCGGATATGACCATCAAGCTGGGCGTGCCGTCCAAGGGGCGGCTGATGGAGAAGACATTCGAC
Protein-coding regions in this window:
- a CDS encoding SlyX family protein; translated protein: MQHLEEKIAHLIRTVDDLNDVVAKQQGEIDVLTRRVHMLMEREAMREQDGGGGVVIGDERPPHY
- a CDS encoding crotonase/enoyl-CoA hydratase family protein, which produces MTVSSETQGGITTITIQRPEVRNCVNPATARLLYDAFLAFEADPDAQVAVFTGTGGYFCAGFDLKEAGSGDADDWIDSLDIPETWNDPINVPRPGPMGPSRLMLSKPVIGAIEGFAVAGGMELAAWCDMRVMAEDAATGVFCRRWGVPLLDGGTVRLPQILGQGRANDIILTGRPVTGVEAHQIGFSDRLCAPGQALSVAMDLARDLTRFPQDCMRADHLSARQTPAQLAAALRREWVSATAFVSEGRSGAARFAAGKGRSGSFSDI
- the hisS gene encoding histidine--tRNA ligase, yielding MAKPKKTPRPRAETPKGFRDYFGAEVTQRTEMLRAIAGVYHHYGFEALESSAVETVEALGKFLPDVDRPNEGVFAWQEFDENDRGDWMALRYDLTAPLARVYAQHRNDLPTPYRRFAMGPVWRNEKPGPGRYRQFYQCDADTVGTASMAADAEICAMLSDTLETVGIPRGDYLVRVNNRKVLNGVLEAMGLGDDQGARDNVLRTIDKFDKVGEQGVRELLTKGRLDASGAFIDGVGLSDDQAAPVLAFLTSKAADAAGTIANLRAAIGSSDIGAKGVAELEQIGELLAAGGYGSDRIEIDPSVVRGLGYYTGPVYEAELTFDILDEKGRKRQFGSVSGGGRYDDLVKRFTGQEVPATGVSIGVDRLLAALREKGRIAAQPKGPVVVTVMDRDRMADYQAMVSELRNSGIRAEVYLGNPKNFGNQLKYADKRNSPVAVIEGGDEKANGIIQIKDLILGAQIAQSATLEEWKERPSQFEVPRDQLVAKVREILEGQE
- a CDS encoding ATP phosphoribosyltransferase regulatory subunit, which encodes MPDRSQIAARAAQLRVRFEAAGGLVVDPPLLQPAGTLLDLYGEDIRARAYVTSDALRGEQMLRPDFTVPVVQMHMSEGAEPARYTYSGEVFRRQEHDPDRANEYVQVGYEVFDREDPAAADAEVFSLFALQLRGVSLRAATGDIGILMAAVEGLNTSDKRKSALMRHIWRPRRFRALLDRYAGRAPIPEGRKALLSTKGDLLRGAVAIGKRSAAEIAERIEVLRADAAAPPIAEKEILALEALMAVRETVPYAIEQMRDIAVDLPAIIPALDRLDARTAAMKARGVDVDNLDFEASYGRTSMEYYDGFVFGFYAETRPDLPSIASGGRYDALTWHLGQGAEIPAVGGVIRPDLILEIEESRI